One part of the Ziziphus jujuba cultivar Dongzao chromosome 2, ASM3175591v1 genome encodes these proteins:
- the LOC107418841 gene encoding aspartyl protease APCB1, which yields MESDDSPQLKGFVIITLPPPDNPSLGKTITAFTISDSPPEPHQSPPQEQTHHNHQNHVPLQSPPNPQLQFPFTRFKLFLGNQRKLFLFLGISLFALAFCTFVFPKAVEEFERSNDDEGIKSFVLPLFPKLGIRGQNDAELKLGRFVDFDKENLAAPIGDVIRNQKINKLVSSMNSVDSSTILPVRGNVYPDGLYYTYILVGNPRRPYYLDMDTGSDLAWIQCDAPCTSCAKGANPLYKPTRGNILPSKDSLCTEIQRNQKAGNCETCQCDYEIQYADHSSSIGVLAKDELHLKNANGSLTNMDIVFGCAYDQQGILLNTLSKTDGILGLSRAKVSLPSQLASKGIINNVIGHCLTADADGGGYMFLGDDYVPQKGMSWAPMLNIPSKDFYHTEIVRISYGSSPLNLGAWGSGVRRIVFDSGSSYTYFTKEAYSDLVESLKEVSGPVLVQDVSDPTLPICWRARVPLRSVTEVKQLFKTLTLQFASKWWTVSPKIRIPPEGYLIISSKGNVCLGILDGSKVHDGSTIILGDISLRGHMVVYDNVNQKIGWAKSDCVNPIRFKSPPSFQ from the exons ATGGAGTCTGATGACTCACCACAGCTTAAAGGATTTGTCATAATTACTCTTCCACCACCAGACAACCCCTCTTTGGGCAAAACCATCACTGCTTTCACCATCTCTGACTCTCCTCCAGAACCCCACCAAAGCCCTCCTCAAGAACAAACCCACCATAACCATCAGAATCATGTTCCATTGCAATCCCCACCTAACCCACAGCTTCAATTTCCATTCACAAGGTTCAAACTTTTTCTGGGTAACCAAAgaaagctttttctctttctgggTATTTCACTTTTTGCTCTTGCTTTTTGTACTTTTGTGTTTCCAAAGGCTGTGGAAGAGTTTGAGAGGTCCAATGATGATGAAGGAATCAAATCCTTTGTGTTGCCTTTGTTTCCCAAATTGGGTATTCGTGGTCAAAACGATGCGGAGCTTAAACTTGGTAGGTTTGTGGATTTTGATAAGGAAAATCTTGCGGCTCCGATTGGTGATGTGATCAGAAACCAGAAGATCAACAAATTGGTCTCTTCAATGAACAGCGTTGACTCGTCAACCATTTTGCCTGTGAGGGGAAATGTTTATCCAGATGG TTTGTATTATACTTACATTCTTGTCGGGAATCCTCGAAGACCATATTATCTAGACATGGATACTGGGAGTGACTTAGCATGGATCCAGTGTGATGCTCCATGTACCAGTTGTGCCAAG GGAGCGAATCCTTTATACAAGCCAACAAGAGGAAATATATTGCCTTCTAAAGACTCATTATGCACGGAGATCCAGAGAAATCAGAAGGCTGGAAATTGTGAGACATGTCAGTGTGACTATGAGATTCAATATGCAGACCATAGCTCCTCCATCGGGGTTCTTGCTAAAGATGAACTTCATTTAAAGAATGCAAATGGATCGTTAACCAATATGGATATCGTTTTTGG GTGTGCATATGATCAGCAAGGCATACTTTTGAATACTCTCTCAAAGACAGATGGAATCCTTGGTTTAAGCAGAGCTAAAGTTAGCTTACCTTCACAGTTGGCAAGCAAGGGGATCATTAACAACGTTATAGGTCATTGCCTTACTGCCGATGCAGATGGTGGTGGATATATGTTCTTAGGTGATGATTATGTACCTCAAAAAGGCATGTCATGGGCTCCAATGCTTAATATCCCTTCCAA AGATTTTTATCATACTGAGATAGTAAGGATTAGTTATGGAAGCAGTCCACTCAATCTAGGAGCATGGGGCAGTGGAGTGAGGCGGATTGTATTTGACAGTGGTAGTTCTTATACATACTTCACAAAGGAAGCATACTCCGACCTGGTTGAATCT CTTAAAGAAGTTTCTGGGCCTGTGTTAGTCCAAGATGTATCAGATCCAACATTGCCCATTTGTTGGCGAGCTAGAGTGCCACTCAG ATCTGTTACTGAGGTTAAACAATTGTTCAAGACTCTTACTCTTCAGTTTGCGAGCAAATGGTGGACTGTTTCCCCAAAGATTAGAATTCCGCCAGAGGGCTACTTGATCATCAGT AGCAAAGGCAATGTGTGCTTGGGTATCCTAGATGGAAGCAAAGTTCATGATGGATCCACAATCATACTAGGAG ACATTTCACTGCGTGGGCATATGGTGGTATATGATAATGTGAACCAGAAGATTGGATGGGCCAAGTCAGATTGTGTGAACCCAATAAGATTTAAAAGCCCTCCATCCTTTCAGTGA